A genomic region of Peptoniphilus sp. ING2-D1G contains the following coding sequences:
- a CDS encoding RNA-binding protein (High confidence in function and specificity): MKQLRYKKDSEYIFVDGYNIMNFWDIFKDFKGELEDRRLKLADILAEYAHLTHEKIILVFDGYMVKKSSGAIYDYKGIKIVFTKEFETADHFIEKELDEIGRVRKIRVATSDNIEQQIILSRGGSRISAREFEVEVYTVINKVKKNIKNNKNTSKIVSLDDETLELLSKLKDKIE; encoded by the coding sequence ATGAAACAACTGAGATATAAAAAAGATAGCGAGTACATCTTTGTAGATGGATACAATATAATGAATTTTTGGGATATTTTTAAAGATTTTAAAGGTGAGCTGGAAGATCGAAGATTGAAGCTTGCTGATATCTTAGCAGAATATGCCCATTTAACACATGAGAAAATAATACTTGTTTTCGACGGATACATGGTAAAAAAATCCTCAGGTGCCATTTATGACTACAAGGGAATAAAAATAGTTTTCACCAAAGAATTCGAAACTGCAGATCATTTCATCGAAAAAGAGCTGGACGAAATAGGCAGAGTAAGAAAAATAAGGGTTGCCACATCAGATAATATAGAACAACAGATTATACTCTCAAGAGGAGGCTCAAGGATTTCCGCCAGGGAATTTGAGGTTGAAGTTTACACTGTTATAAACAAAGTTAAGAAAAACATAAAAAACAACAAGAACACCTCCAAAATAGTAAGTCTGGACGATGAAACATTAGAATTATTGAGTAAATTAAAAGATAAAATTGAATAG
- the ppnK gene encoding NAD kinase (Involved in the regulation of the intracellular balance of NAD and NADP, and is a key enzyme in the biosynthesis of NADP. Catalyzes specifically the phosphorylation on 2'-hydroxyl of the adenosine moiety of NAD to yield NADP; High confidence in function and specificity) — MKEKYINILMNSNLESKKISKELMKKLSDKGYNPTTTFSENAELTICIGGDGTFIRSIHKSNFSQIPMVGINTGHLGFYQEISPNKIDDFIDDYSSGNYTIEELKLVGAEIFTKNRSHILTGLNEIALKAKNSKIIHMNIYINRNHLEKFSGDGVLIATPSGSTAYNFSLRGSIVHHSLEVMQLTPMAPINSTAYRSLSSSIVIPGNYIISLIPEKRYTNSSLVLVDGEEFFFSGLKKINLKLSNKSIKKLVFSQDSYWNNLKSKFL, encoded by the coding sequence ATGAAAGAAAAATACATAAATATTTTAATGAATTCAAATCTTGAATCTAAAAAAATTTCTAAAGAACTCATGAAAAAATTGTCAGATAAAGGATATAATCCCACTACAACTTTTTCAGAAAATGCCGAGCTCACTATTTGTATAGGAGGGGATGGTACTTTTATAAGGTCAATTCATAAAAGCAACTTCTCTCAAATCCCAATGGTGGGGATAAATACCGGTCATTTGGGTTTTTACCAAGAAATAAGTCCCAATAAAATAGATGATTTTATCGATGACTATTCAAGTGGAAATTATACCATAGAAGAATTAAAGCTCGTTGGAGCGGAAATCTTTACAAAAAACAGATCTCATATTTTAACAGGTTTAAATGAAATAGCTCTGAAGGCGAAAAATTCAAAAATAATTCACATGAATATATACATAAACAGAAATCACCTGGAAAAATTTTCAGGAGATGGTGTTTTAATCGCAACTCCATCGGGATCTACCGCTTACAACTTCTCCCTTAGAGGATCAATCGTTCATCATTCATTGGAAGTTATGCAACTTACACCCATGGCTCCTATCAACAGCACAGCCTATCGTTCTCTTTCAAGTTCCATAGTGATCCCGGGAAATTATATTATTTCCTTAATTCCTGAAAAAAGATATACTAATTCGTCACTTGTACTTGTAGATGGAGAAGAGTTTTTCTTCTCAGGTCTTAAAAAAATTAATTTAAAGCTTTCAAATAAAAGCATTAAGAAACTTGTATTCTCTCAAGACTCTTATTGGAACAATTTAAAGAGCAAGTTTTTATAA